The DNA region GCGGCGGTGGTGTCAATGCCATCAACCGAATGATCGAGGTCGGTCTCAAGGGCGTCGAGTTCATCGCGATCAACACCGATGCGCAAGCACTGTTGATGAGCGACGCCGACGTCAAGCTCGACGTCGGCCGTGAACTCACCCGTGGCCTCGGCGCCGGGGCGAACCCGGCCGTCGGTCGTAAGGCGGCAGAGGACCACCGTGAGGAGATCGAGGAGGTCCTCAAGGGGGCCGACATGGTCTTCGTCACCGCCGGAGAAGGCGGCGGCACCGGCACCGGCGGCGCGCCCGTCGTGGCCAACATCGCGCGCTCGCTCGGCGCTCTGACGATCGGCGTGGTCACCCGCCCGTTCACCTTCGAGGGCCGGCGGCGTGCGAACCAGGCGGAGGACGGCATCGCCGAGCTCCGCGAAGAGGTCGACACCCTCATCGTCATCCCCAACGACCGGCTGCTGTCCATCTCGGACCGTCAGGTCAGCGTGCTCGACGCCTTCAAGTCGGCCGACCAGGTGCTGCTCTCGGGTGTCCAGGGCATCACCGACCTCATCACGACCCCGGGTCTGATCAACCTCGACTTCGCCGACGTCAAGTCGGTCATGTCCGAGGCCGGATCGGCGCTCATGGGTATCGGGTCGGCGCGTGGTGACGACCGTGCGGTGGCGGCCGCGGAGATGGCGATCTCCTCGCCGCTCCTCGAGGCGTCCATCGACGGCGCCCGGGGCGTCCTCCTCTCCATCTCCGGCGGCAGCGACCTCGGTCTCTTCGAGATCAACGAGGCGGCTCAGCTGGTGAGCGAGGCGGCACACCCGGAGGCCAACATCATCTTCGGCGCGGTCATCGACGACGCGCTGGGCGACGAGGTCCGGGTCACCGTCATCGCCGCGGGCTTCGACGGCGGACAGCCGCCGGCCCGTCGCGAGACCGTGCTCGGAGCGAGCGCGGGCAAGCGTGAGGAGCCGGCGCCGCCGGCCCGGACCGCCGAGCCGGTGCGTCAGACGAGCACGCTGGGCTCCGTGCCCCCGCGCGAGGAGACCCAGGCGGCCTCCGAGCCGGCACCGGCCGCGAACGAGAGCTCGCTGCCGCCGGTCTCGCCCCCGCACGTCCCGACGGCCCGTCCCTACCAGGACAGCCAGGCCGAAGAGCTGGACGTACCGGATTTCTTGAAGTGATAGATCCGCAGCACGCGGTGAAGGCCGCGGTGGCTTCGGCGGACGGCGCCCATTTCGCTTTCACCGACAGGTGGGGCGGAGTGAGCGCCGTTCCGTACGAGGAGCTCAACCTCGGCGGCGCGGTCGGCGACGACCCCGCCGCCGTCGGCGCGAACCGGGAGCGAGCGGCCCGTTCGCTCGGCCTCGACCCGGCGGCGGTCGTCTGGATGAACCAGGTGCACGGGCGCGAGGTGGCGGTGGTCGACGGGCCCTGGGGCGACCTCGCGGAGATCCCGGCCGTGGACGCGGTGGTGA from Streptomyces sp. B1I3 includes:
- the ftsZ gene encoding cell division protein FtsZ → MAAPQNYLAVIKVIGVGGGGVNAINRMIEVGLKGVEFIAINTDAQALLMSDADVKLDVGRELTRGLGAGANPAVGRKAAEDHREEIEEVLKGADMVFVTAGEGGGTGTGGAPVVANIARSLGALTIGVVTRPFTFEGRRRANQAEDGIAELREEVDTLIVIPNDRLLSISDRQVSVLDAFKSADQVLLSGVQGITDLITTPGLINLDFADVKSVMSEAGSALMGIGSARGDDRAVAAAEMAISSPLLEASIDGARGVLLSISGGSDLGLFEINEAAQLVSEAAHPEANIIFGAVIDDALGDEVRVTVIAAGFDGGQPPARRETVLGASAGKREEPAPPARTAEPVRQTSTLGSVPPREETQAASEPAPAANESSLPPVSPPHVPTARPYQDSQAEELDVPDFLK